From a single Thermococcus sp. genomic region:
- a CDS encoding zinc ABC transporter substrate-binding protein, whose amino-acid sequence MKKGGLLAIILLVALLSPPATSAASTKPLVVATIAPLAGIVKDAFGDSVQVVYLIPPGIDPHEYQLTAKQIALLQRADVIVTTDGHLPVEKKIAELQAEGTIKGKALFADDYAREGFRYLTERWYTGKDNPHGVWLDPTNALAIAKATEKALEEIDPANANIYAMEYNNFQERVNAIVKAYRALVGHNKTAVIQMPPDQYAIEWLGIKAVAAIKPEEEAPAVGVDNLLPEAANSSLIVYGVDSPDQLKKAAFELAEKSGKPIAGIIVFGTDEPYTKLLIKNTAAILEAITGKGPIEKPVQGPNVGTYVIVSLVVGLVLGTAIGVVLKK is encoded by the coding sequence ATGAAGAAGGGAGGCCTGCTTGCAATCATACTCCTCGTTGCTCTGCTGAGTCCCCCCGCTACATCAGCCGCATCAACAAAGCCCCTCGTTGTGGCAACGATAGCACCCCTCGCAGGGATAGTTAAGGACGCCTTTGGGGATTCGGTTCAGGTTGTTTACCTCATTCCCCCGGGCATTGACCCCCATGAGTACCAGCTCACTGCCAAGCAGATAGCACTCCTCCAGAGGGCAGACGTCATAGTGACGACCGACGGTCACCTTCCGGTCGAGAAGAAGATAGCCGAGCTGCAGGCAGAGGGAACTATAAAGGGGAAAGCCCTCTTTGCGGACGATTACGCGAGGGAGGGCTTCCGTTACCTGACTGAAAGATGGTACACCGGCAAGGACAACCCTCACGGTGTCTGGCTGGATCCCACCAATGCATTAGCAATAGCGAAGGCAACTGAGAAGGCACTTGAAGAGATTGACCCGGCAAACGCCAACATATACGCCATGGAATACAATAACTTTCAGGAGAGGGTGAACGCGATAGTTAAGGCCTACCGAGCTCTCGTGGGGCACAACAAAACGGCGGTCATACAGATGCCTCCCGACCAGTACGCAATAGAGTGGCTCGGAATAAAGGCCGTCGCCGCCATAAAGCCCGAGGAGGAGGCTCCTGCAGTGGGGGTTGACAACCTGCTACCGGAGGCTGCAAACTCCAGCCTGATAGTTTACGGCGTTGACAGCCCCGATCAGCTGAAGAAAGCCGCCTTTGAACTCGCAGAAAAGAGCGGAAAACCCATCGCAGGGATAATAGTCTTCGGAACGGATGAGCCCTACACGAAGCTCTTGATAAAGAACACCGCCGCGATCTTAGAGGCCATCACCGGAAAGGGGCCCATCGAAAAGCCAGTTCAGGGCCCAAACGTTGGAACCTACGTCATCGTCTCCCTCGTTGTTGGACTCGTACTCGGAACCGCGATCGGTGTTGTTTTGAAGAAGTGA
- a CDS encoding archaeosine biosynthesis radical SAM protein RaSEA codes for MTYWTSEDNVVGKPGTALFIILPTIGCYRFRIGEACYMCAYPTAAPKVRWSQEEIVDYVKEALKKIEGKKDPFAVRMFTSGSFLDNGELKAETRRKIFEILAGINEVKEIVIESRSELVRYEAVKELADIVPDRHFEVAIGLETANDDIADVSINKGNTFEDFIKAAETTHKAGAKVKTYLLLKPIFLSERDGIRDAKESIIKAEPYTDTFSINITDIQKGTLYERLWERKEYRPPWLWSAVEILLWAKRKFPEKRILSDPVGAGSRRGPHNCLTDYDRTIGRAIKRFSATQDISHIEELRPECSERWRYIVENGLLDWQLVMW; via the coding sequence ATGACCTACTGGACGAGTGAGGACAACGTGGTCGGAAAACCTGGAACTGCACTCTTCATAATCCTCCCAACGATAGGCTGCTACCGCTTCCGCATCGGAGAGGCCTGCTACATGTGCGCCTACCCAACGGCCGCACCGAAGGTGAGGTGGAGTCAGGAGGAAATAGTTGACTACGTTAAAGAAGCGCTGAAGAAAATAGAGGGCAAAAAAGACCCCTTTGCTGTTAGGATGTTCACCTCAGGCTCCTTCCTCGACAACGGCGAGCTGAAGGCAGAAACACGTAGAAAAATCTTTGAAATCCTTGCTGGGATTAACGAGGTCAAGGAAATTGTCATTGAGAGCAGGAGCGAGCTTGTGAGATATGAGGCTGTTAAAGAGCTTGCCGATATCGTCCCGGACAGGCATTTCGAGGTTGCCATCGGCCTGGAGACAGCAAACGACGATATAGCCGACGTCTCAATCAACAAGGGCAACACCTTCGAGGACTTCATTAAGGCGGCAGAGACAACCCACAAAGCGGGAGCGAAGGTAAAGACATATCTCCTGCTCAAGCCAATATTCCTGAGCGAGAGAGACGGGATTAGGGACGCCAAGGAGAGCATAATCAAGGCCGAACCCTACACCGACACTTTCTCGATCAACATAACCGACATCCAAAAGGGGACGCTCTACGAGAGGCTCTGGGAAAGGAAGGAGTACCGCCCGCCGTGGCTCTGGAGTGCGGTTGAGATCCTCCTGTGGGCCAAGAGGAAGTTCCCAGAGAAGAGGATCCTCAGCGATCCCGTTGGGGCGGGTTCAAGACGTGGTCCCCACAACTGTCTGACTGACTACGACAGGACGATAGGCAGGGCCATAAAGAGGTTCTCTGCAACCCAGGACATAAGCCACATAGAGGAACTCAGACCGGAATGCAGCGAGAGGTGGCGCTACATAGTGGAAAACGGCCTCCTCGACTGGCAACTGGTTATGTGGTGA
- a CDS encoding BMP family ABC transporter substrate-binding protein, with translation MKKWLSIFLIGLMALSVVASGCINGSNSTSNPTATNSPTPTKINILYTYTGSFSDPAKGKQAAQAQLQQGAWVIYQVAGGTGLGVFEAVSDYLKANNKKMGPPFAIGVDSAQDWIKPGVIIASMMKRVDVGVYDAVKEAEENQFRGGVVELGLKDGGVKLSTLQDVKAMFDSLPPDVKQKKLQELGFQNEQQLLNYLNETRHQIPAWIWQAVDQLQQEIVSGKIVVPMAINKDEITQLRNAKNLSTMETLGREWAKSNPKPETYFNKTLNERQNTKKIAIVFDVGGRGDLSFNDMAYMGAERAVKDLGLQLTQLQSNSPNDYYPNLQSLAKTGQYDIIIAVGFMMTNAVKKVAQEYPKQRFVLIDGYDPNMPHNVQMVLFKENEGSALAGALASLIALNDHKDTIGIVLGMEIPVLYKFEGGYRFGAYWGLEYYKTHKH, from the coding sequence ATGAAGAAGTGGCTAAGCATCTTTTTGATAGGTCTCATGGCCCTTAGTGTTGTGGCCAGTGGTTGTATAAATGGGAGCAACTCAACCAGCAATCCAACTGCTACGAACAGTCCAACCCCCACTAAGATAAACATCCTCTACACCTACACCGGATCCTTCAGTGACCCCGCGAAGGGCAAGCAGGCGGCTCAGGCACAGCTCCAGCAGGGTGCTTGGGTAATCTACCAGGTCGCAGGCGGAACCGGACTTGGTGTTTTTGAGGCAGTTTCAGATTATCTCAAGGCTAACAACAAGAAGATGGGCCCACCCTTTGCCATAGGTGTTGACTCTGCCCAGGATTGGATTAAGCCCGGTGTTATAATTGCATCGATGATGAAGCGCGTTGACGTCGGTGTCTACGATGCGGTTAAGGAAGCGGAGGAAAACCAGTTCAGAGGCGGCGTTGTTGAGCTCGGTCTCAAAGACGGAGGCGTTAAGCTCAGCACCCTCCAGGACGTAAAGGCCATGTTCGACTCACTCCCACCTGATGTCAAACAGAAGAAGCTTCAAGAGCTCGGCTTCCAGAACGAGCAGCAACTCCTCAATTACCTCAACGAGACCCGCCATCAGATTCCGGCCTGGATATGGCAGGCGGTTGACCAGCTCCAGCAGGAGATAGTGAGCGGCAAGATAGTCGTCCCGATGGCCATAAACAAAGACGAGATAACCCAGCTCAGAAACGCCAAGAACCTCAGCACTATGGAGACGCTTGGAAGGGAATGGGCCAAGAGCAACCCCAAGCCAGAAACCTACTTTAACAAGACCCTCAACGAGAGGCAGAACACGAAGAAAATAGCAATTGTCTTCGACGTCGGTGGCAGGGGTGACCTGAGCTTCAACGATATGGCCTACATGGGTGCTGAGAGGGCCGTCAAAGACCTTGGACTTCAGCTCACCCAGCTCCAGAGCAACAGCCCGAACGACTACTACCCCAATCTCCAGAGCCTCGCCAAGACAGGTCAGTACGACATAATCATCGCCGTCGGCTTCATGATGACCAATGCGGTCAAGAAGGTCGCCCAGGAGTATCCCAAGCAGAGATTCGTTCTCATAGATGGCTATGATCCAAACATGCCGCACAACGTTCAGATGGTTCTCTTCAAGGAGAATGAGGGTTCTGCACTCGCGGGTGCACTGGCCTCACTCATAGCGCTCAACGACCACAAGGACACGATAGGAATCGTCCTCGGTATGGAGATACCGGTTCTCTACAAGTTCGAGGGTGGCTACCGCTTCGGTGCCTACTGGGGCCTTGAATACTATAAGACCCACAAACACTGA
- the surE gene encoding 5'/3'-nucleotidase SurE encodes MPRILLTNDDGIYSNGIRAAVKALSELGEVYVVAPLFQMSASGRAMTLHRPIRARRINVPGAKIAYGIDGTPTDCVVFAIARFGSFDLAVSGINLGENLSTEITVSGTASAAIEAATHDVPSIAISLEVEWKKTLGEGEGVDFSVSADFLRRIAGSILKNGLPEGTHILNVNVPSDATPETSVEITRLSKKRYCPTVEERIDPKGNPYYWIVGRLLKEFEPGTDAHALKVERKVSVTPINIDMTARVDFEEVMEILNGNV; translated from the coding sequence ATGCCGAGAATCCTCTTGACCAATGATGATGGGATTTACTCGAACGGAATCCGTGCGGCAGTTAAAGCCCTGAGTGAACTGGGAGAGGTCTACGTGGTTGCACCGCTCTTTCAGATGAGCGCCAGCGGGAGGGCGATGACGCTTCACAGACCTATAAGGGCCAGGCGAATAAACGTCCCCGGTGCCAAAATAGCGTATGGCATAGATGGAACGCCGACGGACTGCGTTGTCTTTGCCATTGCCCGCTTTGGAAGCTTTGACCTGGCCGTTAGTGGCATAAACCTCGGTGAGAACCTGAGCACAGAGATAACCGTCTCTGGAACGGCTTCTGCCGCCATAGAAGCCGCAACCCATGACGTACCGAGCATAGCTATCAGCTTGGAGGTGGAGTGGAAGAAAACGCTCGGCGAAGGAGAGGGAGTTGACTTCTCGGTTTCTGCTGACTTCCTGAGGAGGATAGCGGGTTCCATCCTGAAGAATGGCCTTCCGGAGGGGACTCACATACTTAACGTCAACGTGCCGAGCGACGCGACGCCTGAAACGTCGGTCGAGATAACCCGCCTCTCCAAAAAACGCTACTGTCCGACTGTTGAGGAGAGGATCGACCCCAAGGGCAACCCCTATTACTGGATAGTGGGGAGGCTTTTGAAGGAGTTCGAGCCTGGAACAGACGCTCACGCCCTAAAAGTCGAGCGGAAGGTCAGCGTGACGCCGATAAACATAGACATGACAGCGAGGGTGGATTTTGAAGAGGTTATGGAAATCTTGAATGGAAATGTATGA
- a CDS encoding 2-oxoglutarate ferredoxin oxidoreductase subunit delta, translating into MANVEGKTVVVKENYLVTGKAKGVVEIDVDTFLCKGCGICVEMCPRKVFEWSKELSEKGVHYPIPVNAEKCVKCKLCELLCPDFAIAVRW; encoded by the coding sequence ATGGCGAACGTCGAAGGAAAAACCGTTGTTGTGAAGGAGAACTACCTAGTGACCGGCAAAGCGAAGGGCGTCGTTGAAATCGACGTCGACACTTTTCTCTGCAAAGGCTGCGGAATCTGCGTCGAGATGTGCCCAAGAAAGGTCTTCGAGTGGAGCAAGGAGCTGAGCGAAAAGGGCGTGCACTATCCCATTCCCGTCAACGCCGAGAAGTGCGTCAAGTGCAAGCTCTGTGAGCTGCTCTGCCCGGATTTTGCCATCGCGGTAAGGTGGTGA
- a CDS encoding ABC transporter permease encodes MNGTMIVSLLLGSLAAMVPIALTSVGAAISERAGVVNIGYEGILMLSAFFGTIFAEAAHSGWVGLLGGALTGIALGVVHGVITVYLKGDHVIPGIGINLIGYGGVAFGILAYWGTAGQHQVPSYAQITPLWMDAFGNSLSPMVPITFVVAFIAWWVLFKTPFGLRIRSVGENPEAADALGINVELYRFTAVLIASALAGVAGAYLSVDWLGTVTKTIAAGRGFIALANMVFSGWNPLVALVGGFIFGFFDNLAIYIQSNPWLAGAIPWQFIATLPYVVTLIVVAGIIGRARPPKWDGIPYRRE; translated from the coding sequence GTGAACGGGACGATGATAGTCAGCCTCCTCCTCGGGTCACTCGCGGCCATGGTGCCCATAGCCCTCACCAGCGTCGGGGCGGCGATAAGCGAGAGGGCTGGCGTGGTCAACATAGGCTACGAGGGAATACTGATGCTCTCAGCGTTTTTCGGGACAATCTTTGCAGAGGCCGCCCACAGTGGCTGGGTCGGCCTGCTCGGGGGAGCACTGACCGGCATCGCCCTTGGGGTTGTCCACGGCGTGATAACAGTCTACCTCAAAGGCGACCATGTCATACCGGGTATAGGTATAAACCTCATTGGCTACGGCGGTGTCGCCTTCGGAATCCTCGCCTACTGGGGCACGGCAGGGCAGCACCAGGTTCCGAGCTACGCCCAGATAACCCCCCTCTGGATGGACGCCTTCGGCAACTCTCTGAGTCCAATGGTTCCGATAACTTTTGTGGTCGCGTTCATAGCCTGGTGGGTGCTCTTCAAGACGCCTTTTGGCCTGCGCATCCGCTCCGTCGGTGAGAACCCTGAGGCGGCCGACGCACTTGGGATAAACGTTGAGCTCTATCGCTTCACCGCGGTTTTGATAGCGTCGGCGCTGGCAGGGGTTGCCGGAGCTTACCTGAGCGTGGACTGGCTTGGAACCGTCACAAAAACGATAGCCGCGGGAAGGGGATTCATAGCGCTGGCCAACATGGTCTTCAGTGGTTGGAATCCACTAGTGGCCCTTGTGGGGGGCTTCATCTTCGGATTCTTCGACAATCTAGCAATATATATACAGAGCAACCCGTGGCTCGCCGGGGCGATTCCCTGGCAGTTCATAGCGACACTGCCCTACGTGGTGACCCTTATAGTGGTGGCGGGTATAATAGGCAGGGCCAGGCCGCCAAAGTGGGACGGAATTCCCTACAGGAGGGAGTGA
- a CDS encoding 2-oxoacid:acceptor oxidoreductase subunit alpha, producing MIIRGDEPEQIRLLRKLYKPGNYFMQGNEAVSYGAIFAGCRFYAGYPITPSSEIAETMARELPKLHGYYLQMEDEIGSIAAMVGASWTGFKVMTATSGPGFSLMQENLGYAAMTETPLVLVDVQRSGPSTGQATKGAQGDFFQVRWGTHGDHPMVAVSPTGGQDAFWEIIRAFNIAEKLRTPVVFLFDGVLAHTREQVRIPDVEEVEITYRKLPANEEEGKLPFGDPHGDGVPPMPLFGHGYFTHVTGSTHKENGLRDVYTPEVHDKLVRRLHRKIEQNRNVYEKYEEHFTDDAEILVVSWGVTARPALGAVLKAREEGIKAGLFVPKTVHPFPGEKMRELGKKVRAVLVAEMNLGQMIIEVERYLNDDVLLKGVNRIGGVPLTVEKILREIRGVA from the coding sequence ATGATAATCCGCGGCGACGAGCCGGAGCAGATACGGCTCCTACGGAAGCTCTACAAACCTGGCAACTACTTCATGCAAGGCAATGAGGCAGTATCCTACGGGGCAATCTTCGCGGGATGCCGCTTCTACGCAGGCTATCCGATAACTCCGTCGAGCGAGATAGCGGAGACGATGGCTCGCGAGCTACCTAAACTTCACGGCTACTACCTTCAGATGGAGGACGAGATAGGTAGCATAGCAGCGATGGTAGGTGCCTCGTGGACGGGCTTTAAGGTGATGACCGCAACCTCTGGCCCCGGTTTCAGCCTTATGCAGGAAAACCTAGGTTATGCCGCCATGACGGAAACACCGCTTGTCCTTGTTGACGTTCAGAGAAGCGGGCCGAGCACTGGACAGGCGACGAAGGGTGCGCAGGGAGACTTCTTCCAGGTGAGGTGGGGGACCCACGGCGATCACCCAATGGTCGCTGTTTCTCCAACGGGCGGACAGGACGCCTTCTGGGAGATCATTAGAGCCTTTAACATCGCCGAAAAGCTGAGAACGCCTGTGGTTTTCCTCTTCGATGGAGTTTTGGCCCATACAAGGGAGCAGGTAAGGATTCCAGACGTTGAGGAGGTTGAGATAACCTATCGCAAGCTCCCGGCCAACGAGGAGGAGGGAAAACTGCCCTTCGGAGACCCACACGGCGACGGTGTTCCGCCGATGCCGCTTTTCGGCCACGGCTACTTCACGCACGTAACCGGCTCCACTCATAAGGAGAACGGGCTGAGGGATGTTTACACGCCCGAGGTTCACGACAAACTCGTTAGAAGGCTTCACCGGAAGATAGAACAAAACAGGAACGTTTACGAGAAGTATGAGGAGCACTTCACGGACGATGCCGAAATCCTCGTGGTCAGCTGGGGCGTAACAGCCCGTCCAGCCCTTGGAGCCGTCCTCAAGGCCAGGGAGGAGGGGATAAAGGCGGGACTCTTCGTTCCCAAGACCGTCCATCCGTTCCCGGGGGAGAAAATGAGGGAACTCGGAAAGAAGGTCAGAGCTGTTCTCGTCGCCGAGATGAACCTCGGACAGATGATAATTGAGGTCGAGCGCTACCTCAACGACGACGTCCTGCTTAAGGGCGTCAACAGGATAGGCGGCGTCCCGCTGACTGTTGAGAAAATCCTACGCGAGATAAGGGGTGTTGCCTGA
- the ftsY gene encoding signal recognition particle-docking protein FtsY — translation MFGKLREKLKKFSKQVEEKVEEEGKILQEGTPQEKKGFLEKLLQVEIKENDIKEALDELELELLEADVTLETVEALREKIKEKLVGRKVRIGTNKGRMIEEALREAVLEILTPKKRVDLLREIRLKEGKPFVIAFVGFNGSGKTTTIAKLAHWLKKNGLSVVIAASDTFRAGAIEQLEEHTKRVGVKVIKHDYGADPAAVAYDAIQHARARNVDVVLIDTAGRNELNRNLMDEMKKIVRVAKPDLILFVGDSLSGNAVVEQAKQFNDAVRIDGVILTKLDADARGGAALSISNAIGAPILFVGVGQGYDDLRPFDERWFVDRIFGEGVTPNSFPSAADGECSRY, via the coding sequence GTGTTCGGGAAGCTCAGGGAGAAGCTCAAGAAGTTCTCAAAGCAGGTCGAGGAGAAGGTCGAGGAGGAAGGGAAGATCCTCCAAGAGGGAACCCCCCAGGAGAAGAAGGGCTTTCTTGAAAAGCTCCTGCAGGTCGAGATAAAGGAGAATGATATAAAAGAGGCACTCGACGAGCTGGAGCTTGAACTCCTCGAAGCAGACGTTACCCTTGAAACCGTTGAGGCCCTGCGCGAGAAGATAAAGGAGAAGCTCGTCGGCAGAAAAGTTCGCATCGGCACCAACAAGGGTAGGATGATAGAGGAGGCCCTACGCGAGGCCGTTCTCGAAATCCTGACCCCCAAGAAGAGAGTGGATCTCCTAAGGGAAATAAGGTTGAAGGAGGGGAAGCCCTTCGTCATAGCCTTCGTCGGCTTCAACGGCTCCGGGAAGACCACCACAATAGCGAAGCTTGCCCACTGGCTCAAGAAGAACGGCCTGAGCGTCGTTATCGCGGCAAGCGACACCTTTAGAGCTGGGGCAATAGAGCAACTCGAAGAGCACACAAAGCGCGTTGGGGTGAAGGTCATAAAGCACGACTACGGCGCAGACCCTGCCGCTGTGGCCTACGACGCAATTCAGCACGCTAGGGCGAGAAACGTTGATGTAGTCCTCATAGACACCGCGGGAAGGAACGAACTCAACAGGAACCTCATGGACGAGATGAAGAAGATAGTCAGGGTGGCAAAGCCTGACCTCATACTCTTTGTCGGCGACAGCCTGAGTGGGAACGCGGTCGTTGAGCAGGCGAAGCAGTTCAATGATGCCGTCAGGATAGATGGAGTCATACTGACGAAGCTAGACGCAGACGCGCGCGGTGGAGCGGCACTAAGCATAAGCAACGCGATAGGTGCTCCAATCCTCTTCGTCGGCGTCGGCCAAGGCTACGACGACCTCAGGCCATTCGACGAGAGGTGGTTCGTGGACAGGATTTTTGGGGAGGGGGTGACTCCCAATTCTTTTCCCTCAGCAGCTGACGGCGAGTGCTCCCGGTATTAG
- a CDS encoding ABC transporter ATP-binding protein has translation MRNIVKVYPDGTKALKGVDVKVYNGEILGLLGENGAGKTTLMKILFGMLKPTKGTILLNGREVHFKSPADALTNGIGMVHQHFTLVEVFNALENIILGMEGHGLFSRIDVDKARKKLQKLMDELNFQVPLDVPVENLPVGVQQRIEILKMLYRDIDLLILDEPTAVLTPIEVKELFDVLRKLKSQGKTIIFISHKLNEVMEITDRVTVIRRGEVIGTVKTEEATPQLLARMMVGRDVVLRIEKPPKEPGEAILHVENLWVKGDRGEEAVRGLSFQVRAGEIFGIAGVEGNGQSELIEAITGLRKVEKGRVKVNGVDITGKGPKELYDMGISHTPEDRTHMGLVLDMTVMENAILGMQWRKEFSRAGLMDWKNVEQHTKRLIEEFDINAPGVKSPVKSLSGGNQQKLIVAREVSKKPELIIASQPTRGVDVASTEYIRNYLVKLRDGDKAVLLVSADLDEVLQLSDRMAIMYEGQFMGIVKPHEVTEEQIGLMMGGVKE, from the coding sequence ATGAGAAACATCGTCAAGGTTTATCCCGATGGAACCAAGGCCCTCAAGGGGGTCGATGTTAAGGTTTACAATGGCGAGATACTCGGTCTTCTCGGTGAGAATGGGGCCGGAAAAACGACCCTAATGAAGATCCTTTTCGGTATGCTCAAACCCACGAAGGGGACTATCCTTTTGAACGGTAGGGAGGTCCACTTTAAGAGTCCCGCTGATGCCCTGACTAACGGAATTGGGATGGTCCACCAGCACTTCACCCTCGTTGAAGTGTTCAACGCTCTTGAGAACATAATCCTCGGAATGGAGGGCCACGGCCTTTTCTCAAGGATAGACGTCGATAAGGCCAGAAAAAAGCTCCAAAAACTTATGGATGAACTCAACTTCCAAGTTCCGCTTGATGTGCCTGTTGAGAACCTTCCAGTGGGAGTTCAGCAGAGGATCGAGATACTTAAGATGCTCTACAGGGATATCGACCTCCTCATACTCGATGAACCCACCGCCGTTTTGACCCCGATAGAAGTCAAGGAGCTCTTCGACGTCCTAAGAAAGCTAAAGAGCCAGGGAAAGACCATCATCTTCATCAGCCACAAGCTCAACGAGGTCATGGAGATAACCGACAGGGTAACCGTCATCAGGAGGGGAGAGGTTATAGGCACCGTTAAAACGGAGGAAGCGACGCCGCAACTCCTCGCCAGGATGATGGTGGGCAGGGACGTTGTCCTGAGGATAGAAAAGCCGCCCAAGGAACCCGGGGAGGCCATCCTCCACGTTGAGAACCTATGGGTCAAGGGCGACCGCGGTGAAGAAGCAGTGAGGGGGCTCTCCTTCCAGGTCAGGGCAGGAGAGATATTCGGAATAGCCGGCGTCGAGGGCAACGGACAGAGTGAGCTGATAGAGGCCATAACAGGACTGAGGAAGGTGGAAAAGGGCAGGGTGAAAGTGAACGGCGTGGACATAACGGGCAAGGGGCCCAAGGAACTATACGATATGGGTATATCCCACACCCCCGAGGACAGAACCCACATGGGGTTGGTTCTCGATATGACCGTTATGGAGAACGCCATACTCGGTATGCAGTGGAGAAAAGAGTTCTCAAGGGCCGGGCTTATGGACTGGAAGAACGTGGAGCAACACACGAAACGCCTGATAGAGGAGTTTGACATAAATGCTCCCGGCGTTAAGTCGCCGGTTAAGTCTCTCAGCGGCGGAAACCAGCAGAAGCTCATCGTAGCGAGGGAGGTTAGCAAGAAACCAGAGCTGATCATAGCATCACAACCGACCCGTGGTGTGGACGTTGCATCAACCGAGTACATCAGAAACTACCTGGTCAAGCTGAGGGATGGGGATAAGGCGGTTCTCCTCGTTTCAGCGGACCTCGACGAGGTTCTCCAGCTCAGCGATAGAATGGCCATAATGTACGAGGGCCAGTTTATGGGAATCGTCAAGCCCCATGAGGTGACGGAGGAGCAGATAGGTCTCATGATGGGGGGTGTTAAGGAATGA
- a CDS encoding ABC transporter permease, with translation MSFSDELRGYWKPLTESVLAILIGALVGAIVLWLSGYDAITAYKALLEGSFGSVGNFAETLSKSTPIMLTAITFAIGSRTGLFNIGAEGSVYFGAITAIGVTQIFQNPLAGLLGGLLIGALWMLPAAALKVYRGVHEVISTIMLNWIAFYLAGWMALSVLANPDNPNSTLSIPPGARLPLLVQNSTLSLGFIVAVLTAIVVYIIMWHTRLGYELRASGQNPRAAEYGGINPKTAMIWSFLIGGMTAGLAGAVQVMGIPPNYSISQGLANVYGYGFDGIGVSLVGRDHPLGIIFAGILFGALNAGATQMQQTGVPLEMVKVIEGIIIVAVAVPGLLDLFARLFRRGSQ, from the coding sequence ATGAGCTTCTCAGACGAGCTTCGCGGCTACTGGAAACCCCTGACCGAGAGCGTTCTCGCGATACTGATAGGTGCCCTTGTTGGTGCGATAGTGCTCTGGCTCAGCGGTTACGATGCCATCACAGCATACAAGGCCCTCTTAGAGGGCTCCTTTGGCTCAGTGGGAAACTTCGCTGAGACCCTCAGCAAGTCCACCCCCATTATGCTCACGGCTATAACCTTCGCCATCGGTTCAAGGACGGGTCTTTTCAACATAGGCGCGGAGGGTTCGGTTTACTTCGGTGCCATTACCGCCATTGGGGTGACACAGATATTCCAAAACCCTCTCGCCGGACTACTCGGCGGACTGCTTATCGGTGCCCTCTGGATGCTTCCGGCCGCGGCCCTCAAGGTTTACCGCGGTGTTCACGAGGTCATCTCGACGATAATGCTCAACTGGATAGCCTTCTATCTCGCCGGCTGGATGGCCCTCAGTGTCCTAGCCAACCCAGACAACCCCAACAGCACGTTATCTATACCCCCTGGGGCGAGGCTCCCACTCCTCGTTCAGAACTCCACGCTCTCGCTGGGTTTCATCGTAGCGGTGCTAACCGCCATAGTGGTCTACATTATAATGTGGCACACGAGGCTCGGCTACGAGCTCAGGGCCAGCGGCCAAAATCCGAGAGCGGCGGAATACGGTGGAATAAATCCCAAGACCGCTATGATATGGTCTTTCCTCATCGGTGGAATGACAGCCGGGTTGGCGGGTGCGGTTCAGGTAATGGGTATACCTCCAAACTACTCGATAAGTCAGGGATTGGCCAATGTCTACGGCTACGGTTTCGACGGAATAGGCGTCTCCCTCGTCGGCAGGGATCATCCCCTCGGAATAATCTTCGCCGGGATCCTCTTTGGTGCCCTTAACGCTGGCGCCACCCAGATGCAGCAGACGGGTGTTCCGCTTGAGATGGTAAAGGTCATTGAGGGAATAATCATCGTGGCCGTTGCCGTTCCTGGACTGCTCGACCTCTTCGCAAGGCTCTTTAGGAGGGGATCACAGTGA